From the Pseudomonas sp. VD-NE ins genome, the window CATCGACCGCGTCGCGCAAGGCGTCGAGGTCGCTGCGAAATGTATCGAGTGTGCGCAGGACAGCCTCGCGGTTGGCGAGGAAGATGTCGTGCCACATCACCGGGTCGCTTCCGGCGATTCTTGTGAAATCGCGGAAACCGCCCGCAGCGTAACGGAAGATCTCAAGATTTTCATTGCGCTTGGCCAACGAATCAACCAGGCCGAAGGCCAGCAAATGCGGCAAATGACTGGTCGCAGCCAGCACTTCATCGTGACGTTCGACCTGCATGTGCTCGACGTCAGCGCCCAATTCGCGCCACAGACGATCGACCACAGCCAATGCCGCCGGATCGGTTTGCTCAAGCGGCGTGAGGATCACTTTGTGACGTCGGAACAGCTCGGCATTGGAGGCTTCCACCCCGCTCTGCTCGGAACCGGCAATCGGATGGCCCGGCACGAATCGCGGCGGCATAGCGCCAAACGCTTCGGTGGCTGCGCGCACCACATTGCCTTTGGCGCTGCCGACATCGGTGAGAATCGCCGAACCCAGATCCATGCTTGCCAGACGCGCGAGCACTTTTTCCATGGCCAGAATCGGCACCGCCAACTGGATCACGTCAGCGCCCTGACAGGCTACAGCCAAGTCATCCTCACAACGATCGACCACACCCAGCTCGACCGCCAACTTGCGCGATTGCGGGTCGAGATCGACCCCGACCACTTCGCGACATACACCGCTTTCACGCAAGCCTTTGGCAAACGAACCACCGATCAACCCCAGACCGACCACCACAAGGCGCCCGATCATAGGTGCAGCAGATTGCAGTGCAGTGACATCACCCACGAGCCAGAACCTTGCGCAGGGCTTCGAGGAAGCGGCTGTTTTCCGCCGGCAGACCGATGGTCACCCGCAGGTGATTCGGCATGCCGTAGTTGGCCACCGGACGCACGATCACGCCTTCGCGCAGCAAGCCCTGAAACACCGGGACTGCGACTTGAGCGAGATCGACGCAGATGAAGTTGCCTTTGGATTCGATCCAGCTCAGCCCCAACTCACGGAAACCAGCCTGCAACTGCTGCATGCCCGACTCGTTGAGCTGGCGGCTTTGCGCCAGATATTCCTCATCCTTCAGCGCCGCACAGGCTGCCGCCAGCGCGAGGCTGTTGACGTTGAATGGCTGGCGAACACGGTTCAGCACGTCCGCCACCACCGGGGTGGACAGACCATAGCCGACGCGCAGTGCCGCCAGACCATAAGCCTTGGAGAAGGTGCGCGAAACCAGCAGGTTCGGGTAAGCGGCGAGGAAATCCAGGCCATCCGGCAGATCACTGCCTTCGGCATACTCGATGTACGCCTCGTCCAGCACCACCAGAACGTGCTCCGGAACATCCTGCAGGAACTCGTCCAGCGCTTCTGCGCCGAACCAGGTACCGGTCGGGTTGTTCGGGTTGGCGATAAATACGACGCGGGTATTGGCATCGATGGCCGCGAGCATCGCCGGCAGGTCGTGCCCCCAATCCTTCGCTGGCACCACTTTGGCTTGTGCGCCGACCGCCTGAGTGGCGATCGGATAAACCGCAAACGCGTGCTCACTGAACACCGCATTCAGGCCCGGCGCCAGATAGGCACGCGCGACCAGCTCAAGAATGTCGTTGGAACCGTTACCCAGCGTGACCTGGTTCAGGTCAACGCGGCATTGTTCGGCCAGCAGGGATTTGAGGGCGAAACCATTGCCATCCGGATAACGGGTCAGCTCGGCCAGCTCTTCGCGGATCGCCGCCAAAGCTTTTGGACTGGCGCCCAGCGGGTTTTCATTGCTGGCCAGTTTGACGATTTTCGCCGGATCCAGATCCAGCTCGCGCGCCAGTTCGTCCACAGGCTTGCCCGGAACGTACGGCGAAAGTTGTTGCACGCCCGGCTGTGCCAGAGCGAGGAAGTTGCCACTCATTTGCTACCGCCCCTTAGAGAACTGCTTTCGGGTAGGAACCCAGCACTTTGAGTGCTACTGCTTCCTGACTGATCTTTTCCAGCACACCTTTGATCAACGGATCACGGTGGTGGCCGACGAAGTCGATGAAGAACACGTAGGTCCATTTGCCGCTGCGCGACGGACGGGTTTCGATACGGGTCAGGTCGATCCCGTTGTCATGGAACGGCACCAGCAACTCATGGAGCGCGCCGGGCTTGTTGCTCATCGACACAATGATCGAGGTCTTGTCGTCGCCGGTCGGCGGCACTTCCTGGTTACCGATCATCAGGAAGCGCGTCGAGTTGTCCGGACGGTCTTCGATCTTCTCGGCCAGACGGGTCAGGCCATACAGCCCTGCCGCCATGTCACCAGCAATCGCCGCCGAGTTCCACTCGCCTTTAACCCGCTTGGCCGCTTCCGCATTGCTCGATACCGCAACGCGCTCGACATTCGGGTAATGCGCGTCCAGCCACTTGCGGCACTGAGCCAGCGACTGCGCGTGGGAATAGATACGGCTGATGCTGTCGGTCTTGGTGTTTTCACCAACCAACAGGTGATGGTGAATGCGCAACTCGACTTCGCCGCAAATCACCATGTCGTGTTCGAGGAAGCTGTCCAGCGTGTGGTTGACCGCGCCTTCGGTGGAGTTTTCCACCGGCACCACGCCAAAATTCACCGCACCGGCCGCCACTTCACGGAACACTTCGTCGATCGCCGCCATTGGCTTGCTGATCACCGCATGACCGAAGTGCTTCATCGCCGCTGCCTGGGTGAAAGTGCCTTCAGGGCCGAGGTAAGCCACTTTCAGCGGCTGCTCCAGCGCCAGGCACGACGACATGATTTCGCGGAACAACCGCGCCATCTCTTCGTTGCCCAGCGGCCCCTGATTGCGTTCCATCACGCGCTTGAGCACCTGAGCTTCGCGCTCAGGACGATAGAACACCGGCACTTCGCCTTCGGCCAGCGAGGCCATCTTTACTCGCGCGACTTCCTGGGCGCAACGCGCACGCTCACTGATCAACTCCATGACTTTAGTGTCCAGAGCGTCAATGCGAACGCGCAGTGCCTTGAGTTCTTGCTCGGACATCAGCCGTGTTCCTTCTCGAATTCAGCCATGTACACCACCAGCGCATTAACCGCGGTGATGTCGACAGCGTTATAGATGGAAGCGCGCATGCCACCCACGGAGCGGTGGCCCTTGAGGTTGAGCAAACCGCGCTCTTCGGCACCGACCAGGAACGGCTTGTCCAGACGATCGTCAGCCAGACGGAACGGCACGTTCATCCACGAGCGATCCGACTTGTTGATCGGGTTGCTGTAGAGGCCACTGGCGTCGATGAAGTCGTACAGCGTGCGCTGCTTGACGTCGTTGAGCTTGGCGATCGCTTCAACGCCACCCTGCTCTTTCAGCCACTGGAACACCAGACCGGACAGGTACCAGGCCAGAGTCGGCGGGGTGTTGTACATCGAGCCGTTATCGGCCGCGACTTTATAGTCGAGCATGGTCGGGCACAGCGCGCGCGCCTTGCCCAGCAAGTCTTCGCGGATGATGTTGACGACGATGCCGCTCGGGCCGATGTTTTTCTGCGCGCCAGCGTAGATCATGCCGAAACGCGAGATGTCGACTGGACGCGACAGAATGTCCGAAGACATGTCAGCTACCAGCGGCACGTCGCCGGTTTCCGGGATCCACTGGAATTCCAGACCACCGATGGTTTCATTCGGCGCGTAGTGAACGTAAGCGGCGTCTTTCGACAGCTTCCACTCGTTCTGGCCCGGGATAGCGAAATAGTCGTAAGGCTTGGCGGTGGCGGCAACGTTGACGTGACCGTAGCGCGAGGCTTCTTCAATGGCTTTCTGCGACCAGATACCGGTGTCGATATAGTCGGCCGAGCCGCCTTCAGGCAGCAGATTCAGTGGAATCTGCGCGAATTGCTGGCTGGCGCCACCTTGCAGAAACAGCACTTTATAGTTCGACGGGATATTCAGCAGGTCACGCAGATCCTGCTCGGCCTGGGTGGCAATGGACACGAACTCATCGCTGCGATGGCTCATTTCCATGACCGACAGACCCTTGCCATGCCAATCAAGGAGTTCACCCTGGGCACGTTGCAGGACAGCTTCAGGAAGCGCCGCAGGACCGGCGCAGAAGTTAAAGGCTCGCTTGCTCACATCCAATCTCGCTCTGATTTGGTGGTATCACGCAATAAATCACACTACCGATCAACACGGCCCTGTGGGAGCGAGCCTGCTCGCGAATGCATCACCGCGGTGCGTCAGAGGTACCGCAGCGCCTGCATTCGCGAGCAGGCTCGCTCCCACAGGGGATATCCATGATGTCGAAATTTCATACCGGACAAATAACAAGGGGGCGAATTCTCATCCGCCCCCTCGTTTGTCCGCTTATTCTTGCGGTTCTTCGTCTGCTGCGGCGTCGAGTTGCTGGTCTTCACCGGCATTGTCGTTGACGACAGTGCCTTCGAATTCCTCGCCCTCTTCACCTTCAAGCTCTTCACCTTCGACTTCCGAAGGCTCCTGAACCCGCTCCAGCCCGACCAGGGTTTCATCCTTGGCCAGTTTGATCAGCGTCACACCTTGAGTGTTACGACCCAGGCTCGACACTTCGTCGACACGGGTACGCACCAGAGTGCCCTGATCGGAGATCAGCATGATTTCTTCGCCATCCTGCACCTGAACCGCGCCGACCAGACGGCCATTACGTTCGTTGCTGACCATGGCGATTACGCCCTGACCGCCACGCTTGTATTCAGGGAACTCGGTGATCGCCGTACGCTTGCCGTAGCCGCGCTCGGAAGCCGTCAGGATTTCGCTGCCTTCTTCCGGAATCAGCATGGAGATCAGCTTCTGCCCTTCTGGCAGACGCATGCCACGCACACCGCGGGCGGTACGGCCCATGGCGCGAACTTCGGATTCCTTGAAGCGAGTCACTTTGCCGCCGTCGGAGAACAGCATGATTTCCTGCTCGCCATCGGTAATGGCGGCGGAGATCAGGATGTCGCCTTCGTCCAGTTCCAGCGCGATCAGACCAACGCTGCGCTGACGGCTGAAGGCCACCAGCGGGGTCTTCTTCACGGTACCGTTGGCGGTCGACATGAAGATGAACGGGGCTTTTTTGCGGTCGGCAGCCTTGATGCGAGCACGACGTTCTTCATCGGTCTCGTTGCTGTTTTCGATTTCTTCTACATCAGCCTCGGCGCCCTCGGCTTCTTCTTCATCGGCCTGACGCTTCATGGCTTCGAGATCGACCGGCAGCATGGTGGTGATGTATTCACCTTCGCTCAATGGCAGAAGGTTGACCAGCGGACGACCACGGGCGGCGCGGGACGCTTCCGGAATCTCGTAGGTCTTGAGCCAGTAAACCTTGCCTTTGCTGGAGAACAGCAGCAGCGTGGTGTGGCTGTTGGCAACCAGCAGGTGAGCGATGTAGTCCTCATCCTTGACGCCGGTGGCCGACTTGCCTTTACCGCCACGACGCTGAGCCTGGTACGCAGCCAATGGCTGGGTCTTGGCGTAGCCACCGTGGGAGATGGTCACGACACGCTCTTCTTCCGGGATCATGTCACCCAGGGTCAGGTCGAGACGGGCATCGAGAATTTCGGTGCGACGCACGTCGCCGTATTCGGCGCGGATCACTTCCAGCTCTTCGCGGATCACTTCCATCAGGCGCACAGCGCTGTTGAGGATGCGGATCAGCTCGCCGATCTGGTTGAGGATCTCTTGATACTCGGCCAGCAGTTTTTCGTGTTCCAGACCGGTCAGACGGTGCAGACGCAGTTCCAGAATGGCTTGCGCCTGTTCTGGCGACAGGAAGTACTTGCCTTCGCGCAGACCGTATTGCGGATCGAGGTTTTCCGGACGGCACGAGTCGGCACCGGCACGCTCAACCATCGCGACCACTGCCGAGGATTCCCACGGCGTGCTGATCAGCGCTTCTTTCGCTTCCGAAGGTGTCGGCGAGGCTTTGATCAGGGCGATAACCGGGTCGATGTTCGACAGGGCAACGGCCTGACCTTCGAGGATGTGACCACGCTCACGCGCCTTGCGCAGTTCGAACACGGTACGGCGGGTAACCACTTCGCGACGGTGACGGACGAAGGCTTCCAGCAGATCCTTGAGGTTCAGGATGCGTGGACGGCCATCGATCAGCGCAACGATGTTGATGCCGAAAACCGATTGCAGCTGGGTCTGGGCGTAGAGATTGTTGAGGATGACCTCAGGCACTTCGCCGCGACGCAGTTCGATCACGACGCGCATACCGTCCTTGTCGGACTCGTCGCGCAGTTCGGTGATGCCTTCGAGCTTCTTCTCTTTGACCAGCTCGGCGATCTTCTCGATCAGACGCGCCTTGTTCAGCTGGTACGGCAGCTCGGTGATGACGATCTGCTGACGGCCACCGACCTTGTCGATGTCTTCGATGATCGAACGGGCACGCATGTATATACGCCCGCGACCGGTGCGGTAGGCTTCGATGATGCCGGCGCGACCATTGATGATCGCCGCCGTCGGGAAGTCCGGACCGGGGATGTATTGCATCAGTTCATCGACGGTCAGCTCAGGGTTGTCGATGAGCGCCAGGCAACCGTCGATGACTTCACCGAGGTTGTGCGGCGGAATGTTGGTCGCCATGCCCACGGCGATACCGCTGGAGCCATTGACCAGCAGGTTGGGGATACGGGTCGGCATGACCGCCGGGATCATTTCGGTGCCGTCGTAGTTCGGCACCCAGTCCACGGTTTCCTTGTGCAGGTCAGCCAGCAGCTCGTGCGCCAGTTTGGTCATGCGCACTTCGGTGTATCGCATGGCCGCAGCGTTATCGCCGTCGACCGAACCGAAGTTGCCCTGACCGTCTACCAGCAGGTAGCGCAGGGAGAAAGGCTGAGCCATACGAACGATGGTGTCGTACACCGCAGTGTCACCGTGCGGGTGATACTTACCGATCACGTCGCCGACAACACGGGCAGATTTCTTGTACGGCTTGTTGAAGTCGTTGCCCAGCTCGCTCATCGCGAACAGTACGCGACGGTGCACGGGCTTGAGGCCATCGCGCGCATCCGGCAGTGCACGGCCGACGATCACGCTCATCGCGTAGTCGAGGTAGGACTGTTTCAGCTCGTCTTCGATATTGACCGGGAGGATTTCTTTGGCCAGTTCGCCCATGAGAAGCCTGATTCCTTTTTCTGGTGAAACTTCGTCATATCCATGTGGGAGCAACGAAGCTCGTCGGGGCCGGCCGAGTGCCATGCGCCGACTTACGACAAATCAACATTGGATCGCGGATTTGCGCAGTAAAGACAGCTCCGTGGAGCTGCCTCGGAAAACGCCGGATGTTATCACAAAGGCCGCCACGCACCTATCCCCCTGATGCGCATGGAGCATAGTTAGTTGACCGGTGACAGGCTTAACGGGGACGAGAGAGGCTCAGAGCTTCTTTGAATGCAGAATTGGGGCTTGGTTTGCAGGTGTTTATTGACTTTTAGGGCCTCATCGCTGGCAAGCCAGCTCCCACAGGATCAGTGGCGAACACAAAACCTGTGGGAGCTGGCTTGCCAGCGATGGCGTCCGAACAGACGCCAAAGCCAATCAGTGCAGGCGTTTACGGCACATCAACTGGGCCATTTTCGCGGTGTCCGGACGCTCGACGATGCCTTTTTCGGTGACGATCGCGTCGATGAGATCCGCCGGGGTCACGTCAAACACCGGGTTGAACGCTTCAACGTCCGCGCCGACACGCTTGCCGCCAACTTCCAGCAACTCGGCGCCGTCACGCTCTTCGATGGGGATGTCGTCACCACTGGCCAGATTCATGTCGATGGTCGAACTTGGCGCCACCACCATGAAACGCACGCCATGGTGCATGGCGTTGACCGCCAGTTGGTAGGTGCCGATCTTGTTCGCCACGTCGCCGTTGGCGGTGATGCGGTCAGCACCAACGATCACCCAGGTCACGCCTTTGGTTTTCATGATGTGTGCAGCGGCGGAATCGGCATTCAGCGTGACCGGGATGCCTTCGTTGGCCAGTTCCCACGCAGTCAGGCGTGAACCCTGCAACCATGGGCGGGTTTCGTCGGCGTAAACGCGCTCGACCATGCCTTCAATAAAGGCTGCGCGAATCACCCCCAACGCTGTCCCGAAACCGCCAGTAGCCAGCGCGCCGGTGTTGCAGTGGGTCAGAATGGCCTGAGCATTGCCCTGATGCTTGCGGATCAGATCAACGCCGAGCTGGGCCATGGTCAGGTTGGCTTCACGATCGCTTTCGTGGATGGCGATGGCTTCTGCTTCCAGTGCCGCCAGCGGATCGGCGTTCTTTTTCAAGCGATCGAGGCGATCGTGCATGCGACCGAGGGCCCAGAACAGATTGACCGCGGTCGGACGAGAATCGGCCAGCAAGGCAAAGTCTTCCTCCAGCGCCGCGTACCAGTCACCACCTGCAGCGATCCGCGTCCGGGCTGCGAGAACAATGCCATACGCGGCACTGATGCCGATGGCCGGCGCGCCACGTACCACCATCGAGCGAATCGCCTCAGCCACGCCGGCGGCGCTGGTGTAGGCAATCCAGGTTTCTTCGAACGGCAAAATACGCTGATCCAGCAGGTGGAGCGCGCCATCTCGCCAATCGATGGCCTTTACTTTCTCCGCAGCCAACAGTCGATCGCGCATCCCTCACCCCGCACTCATGAACAAAAGCCGTCGATTATAGCGATCCCCCCGCGAAGACGCTCGGGTATACTTCGCCATCCTTTACAAAAGCACTGGAACCGACCCTCGATGCCGAAACCTGCCATTGCGCTCGACTTATTATTGCTGCCGACCTGGCTGGTACCCGTCGAACCTGCAGGCGTTGTGCTCAAGGAACACGGCCTGGGCATCCGTGACGGTCGCATCGTGTTTATCGGCCCGCGCGCCGAAGCATTGAAGTGTAACGCCACTGAAATCCGCGAACTGCCGGATGTGCTGCTCGCTCCGGGCCTGATCAATGCGCACGGCCACGCAGCGATGACGCTGTTCCGTGGCCTGGCCGACGATCTGCCGCTGATGACCTGGCTGGAAAACCACATCTGGCCGGCGGAAGCCAAGTGGGTCGATGAAGATTTCGTTCGTGATGGCACTGATCTGGCCATCGCCGAGCAGATCAAGGGCGGCATCAGCTGTTTCTCGGACATGTATTTCTTCCCGAAAGTCGCCAGCGAGCGCGTGCACAACAGTGGCATTCGCGCGCAGATCGCCATTCCGATCCTTGATTTCCCGATTCCGGGCGCCAGCAGTGCCGACGAAGCCATTCGTCAGGGCGTCGAACTGTTCGGCGATCTCAAGCACCATGAACGGATCAAGATCACTTTCGGCCCCCATGCACCGTACACCGTCGGCGACGAGAATCTCGAGAAAATCCGCGTGATTGCCGAGGAACTGGACGCGGCGATCCACATGCATGTCCACGAAACGGCGTTCGAAGTCCAGCAAGCGCTGGAGCAACACGGTGAACGCCCGCTCGCCCGCCTCGGTCGTCTGGGCCTGCTCGGCCCGCGCTTCCAGGCCGTGCACATGACCCAGATCAGCGATGACGACCTGACGTTGCTGGTAGAAAGCAACACCAGCGTGATCCACTGCCCGGAATCGAACCTGAAACTCGCCAGCGGCTTCTGCCCGGTCGAGCGTTTGTGGCAGGCTGGCGTCAACGTGGCCGTTGGCACCGATGGCGCTGCCAGCAATAACGATCTGGACCTGCTCGGCGAAACCCGCACCGCGGCCCTGCTGGCCAAAGCCGTCGCCGGTTCGGCCACCGCACTGGACGCCCATCGGGCGCTGCGCATGGCCACATTAAATGGCGCGCGCGCACTGGGAATCGAAGCACAGGTTGGCTCCCTGGAAATCGGCAAAGCCGCCGACATCGTCGCTTTCGACCTGTCCGGCCTGGCGCAGCAACCGGTGTATGACCCGGTTTCGCAGCTTATCTATGCCACCGGTCGCGACTGCGTGAAACACCTGTGGGTTGCAGGCAAGCAACTGCTCGACGACCGGCGCCTGACCCGACTCGACGAAGAACAATTGGGCGCTACCGCCCGGGCCTGGGGCCAGCGCATCAGCGGCCACACCGAATCGTAAACACCCCGGCGCAAACGCCAGGGCTACAGCCTTTTTCAAGTTTCAGAGGATTTAACATGAGCAACGTCGACCACGCCGAAATCGCCAAATTCGAAGCCCTGGCCCATCGCTGGTGGGACCGCGAAAGCGAATTCAAACCGCTGCACGACATCAACCCGCTGCGGGTCAACTGGATTGACGAGCGGGTCAATCTGGCCGGCAAGAAAGTTCTCGACGTCGGTTGCGGCGGCGGCATTCTCAGCGAAGCCATGGCCCAGCGTGGCGCCACTGTGATGGGCATCGACATGGGCGAAGCGCCGCTGGCGGTCGCGCAACTGCATCAGCTGGAGTCCGGCGTCAGCGTCGAATACCGCCAGATCACCGCCGAAGCCCTGGCCGAAGAAATGCCCGAGCAGTTCGACGTGGTGACTTGCCTGGAGATGCTCGAGCACGTACCGGATCCATCGTCGGTCATCCGCGCCTGCTTCCGCATGGTCAAGCCGGGCGGCCAGGTGTTCTTCTCGACCATCAACCGCAACCCGAAGGCTTACCTGTTCGCCATCATCGGCGCTGAATACATCATGAAGCTGCTGCCGCGCGGCACCCACGACTTCAAGAAATTCATCCGCCCGTCCGAGCTCGGCGCCTGGAGCCGCATGGCCGGCCTGACCGTCAAGGACATCATCGGCCTGACTTACAACCCGCTGACCAAGCACTACAAACTGGCCAACGACGTTGACGTCAACTACATGATCCAGACCCTGCGCGAGGAGTAAGCCGATGGCCATCAGAGCAGTTCTCTTCGACATGGACGGCACCCTGCTCGACACGGCGCCGGACTTCATCGCCATCTGCCAGGCGATGCGCGCGGATCGCGGCTTGCCGCCGATCAACGACAAGCACATCCGCGACGAGATTTCCGGCGGCGCGAAAGCCATGGTCGCGGTGACGTTCTCGATGGATCCGGAATCGCCGGGCTTCGAGGAGCTGCGCCTGGAGTTCCTTGAGCGCTATCTGGTCGGCTGCGCGGTGCACAGCAAACTGTTCGACGGCATGGGCGAACTGCTCGCCGATATCGAGAAGGCCAACCTGATCTGGGGCGTGGTGACCAACAAGCCGTTGCGTTTTGCCGAGCCGATCATGCAGCAACTCGGGCTGGCCGAGCGTTCGGCACTGCTGATCTGCCCGGATCACGTGAAGAACAGCAAGCCGGATCCGGAGCCATTGATCCTTGCGTGCAAGATGCTTGATCTGGATCCGGCGACGGTGCTGTTTGTCGGCGATGATCTGCGTGATATCGAATCGGGGCGCGATGCCGGAACGAAAACCGCTGCGGTGACGTTTGGTTATATCCATCCGGACGACAACCCGCGCCACTGGGGAGCGGATGTCGTGGTGGATCATCCGTCGGAGTTGCGCAAGGTGCTCGATAGCGCGCTTTGCAGTTGCTGAGACCTGACGCAGAGCGTCATTGGTTGCATTCCCACGCAAAGCGTGGGAACGATCTGACTTGATGAGGTTTTTATGTTTGATTATTCCGCTCGTCCCGAATTGCTCAAGGATCGGGTCATTCTGGTCACCGGTGCCGGTCGTGGCATTGGTGCGGCTGCGGCGAAAACCTACGCCGCTCATGGCGCTACGGTATTGCTGCTGGGCAAGACCGAAGCGAACCTGACGCAGGTCTATGACGAAATCGAAGCGGCAGGCCACCCTCAACCGGCAGTGATTCCATTCAACCTCGAAACCGCCCTGCCCCATCAGTACGATGAGCTGGCCGCGATGATCGAAAGCGAGTTCGGCCACCTCGACGGCCTGCTGCACAATGCCTCGATCATCGGCCCACGCACGCCGATCGAGCAATTGTCCGGCGAAAACTTCATGCGCGTCATGCAGATCAACGTCAACGCCATGTTCATGCTGACCAGCACCCTGCTGCCGCTGCTCAAGCTGTCGCAGGATGCGTCAGTGGTGTTCACCTCCAGCAGCGTCGGCCGCAAGGGCCGTGCGTACTGGGGCGCCTATGGCGTGTCGAAGTTCGCCACTGAAGGCCTGATGCAAACTCTGGCCGATGAAGTCGACGGCGTCGCGCCAGTTCGCTCCAACAGCATCAACCCGGGCGGCACCCGCACCAGCATGCGCGCGCAAGCGTATCCGGGCGAAAATCCGCTGAACAATCCGACCCCGGAAGAAATCATGCCGGTCTACCTGTACCTGATGGGCCCGGACAGCACCGGCATCAATGGACAGGCGTTCAACGCGCAATAACTGCCATACGTCGCATTTGTTGCCGCGGCAGATTCCTGCCGCGGCATGCATTTGCCGTTGATGACTGTCATATTTCAGTCAATTTTCCAGCGCACCCATCCCCCAAAACCAGCCAACTCATTGATTGCAAACGGTTTAAATAAAACCGAACTGAATGGCACGACTTTCGCTCTAATTTCTCTCAAAGCAAGCCGCGTGAAGGCAATGGGGCGAAGCCGATTTCGATAGCTGACTAATCGTCATCCGGCAGACTAAACTTACGCCAAACGTCCTACGGGACTGATGGATCAGTATGACGCGCAGCCCATAGCCGCTCTCACCCAGCCTGTAAGACGGACTTACCGCTAAGGGTTCACGCCATATGAAATCACCCTCCCAGACCAATGCAATTGACTTTGACAGTGCCAAATTGCAACGCCTGGGCTTTGGTCAGTTGCCTCCCCTTCTGGAGCGACCGACCAGCCTGGCGCAATTGCGCCAGCAAATGAGCCTGCAACTGCAGACCAGCCTTGAGCCGCAACGCATCCTCGGTCTGTTTTTCCGCGAAGTTCAGCGCCTTGTGCCGCTGGACGCGCTCAGCTATGTGCACCAAGGCAGCGATTTGCGCCTGGAGTTTGGCAGCCGCGGCCACCACTCGATCAGCTATACCCTCAGCCACGAAGGCGAGCACATGGGTGAACTGATATTCCGCCGCAATCAGCGCTTCAACGAACAGGATCAGGGCAACCTTGAATCGCTGCTGTCGTCGCTGCTGTACCCGATGCGCAATGCCCTGCTCTACCGCGCCGCCACGCAGAGCGCCCTGCGTGATCCGTTGACCGGCGCCGGCAACCGCATCGCCATGGAGCAGACCTTGCAGCGCGAGATCGACATGTCGCGTCGGCATGTGCAGCCGCTCTCGGTGCTGATGCTCGACATCGATCACTTCAAACGGGTCAACGACAGCCATGGCCACAGCGCCGGCGATGACGTACTTAAAGCCATCGCGGCGACCATCAAGGCGCAGCTGCGCAACGTCGACATGGTATTTCGTTACGGTGGCGAAGAGTTTCTGGTGC encodes:
- the hisC gene encoding histidinol-phosphate transaminase is translated as MSGNFLALAQPGVQQLSPYVPGKPVDELARELDLDPAKIVKLASNENPLGASPKALAAIREELAELTRYPDGNGFALKSLLAEQCRVDLNQVTLGNGSNDILELVARAYLAPGLNAVFSEHAFAVYPIATQAVGAQAKVVPAKDWGHDLPAMLAAIDANTRVVFIANPNNPTGTWFGAEALDEFLQDVPEHVLVVLDEAYIEYAEGSDLPDGLDFLAAYPNLLVSRTFSKAYGLAALRVGYGLSTPVVADVLNRVRQPFNVNSLALAAACAALKDEEYLAQSRQLNESGMQQLQAGFRELGLSWIESKGNFICVDLAQVAVPVFQGLLREGVIVRPVANYGMPNHLRVTIGLPAENSRFLEALRKVLARG
- the pheA gene encoding prephenate dehydratase, which gives rise to MSEQELKALRVRIDALDTKVMELISERARCAQEVARVKMASLAEGEVPVFYRPEREAQVLKRVMERNQGPLGNEEMARLFREIMSSCLALEQPLKVAYLGPEGTFTQAAAMKHFGHAVISKPMAAIDEVFREVAAGAVNFGVVPVENSTEGAVNHTLDSFLEHDMVICGEVELRIHHHLLVGENTKTDSISRIYSHAQSLAQCRKWLDAHYPNVERVAVSSNAEAAKRVKGEWNSAAIAGDMAAGLYGLTRLAEKIEDRPDNSTRFLMIGNQEVPPTGDDKTSIIVSMSNKPGALHELLVPFHDNGIDLTRIETRPSRSGKWTYVFFIDFVGHHRDPLIKGVLEKISQEAVALKVLGSYPKAVL
- the serC gene encoding 3-phosphoserine/phosphohydroxythreonine transaminase yields the protein MSKRAFNFCAGPAALPEAVLQRAQGELLDWHGKGLSVMEMSHRSDEFVSIATQAEQDLRDLLNIPSNYKVLFLQGGASQQFAQIPLNLLPEGGSADYIDTGIWSQKAIEEASRYGHVNVAATAKPYDYFAIPGQNEWKLSKDAAYVHYAPNETIGGLEFQWIPETGDVPLVADMSSDILSRPVDISRFGMIYAGAQKNIGPSGIVVNIIREDLLGKARALCPTMLDYKVAADNGSMYNTPPTLAWYLSGLVFQWLKEQGGVEAIAKLNDVKQRTLYDFIDASGLYSNPINKSDRSWMNVPFRLADDRLDKPFLVGAEERGLLNLKGHRSVGGMRASIYNAVDITAVNALVVYMAEFEKEHG
- the gyrA gene encoding DNA gyrase subunit A, coding for MGELAKEILPVNIEDELKQSYLDYAMSVIVGRALPDARDGLKPVHRRVLFAMSELGNDFNKPYKKSARVVGDVIGKYHPHGDTAVYDTIVRMAQPFSLRYLLVDGQGNFGSVDGDNAAAMRYTEVRMTKLAHELLADLHKETVDWVPNYDGTEMIPAVMPTRIPNLLVNGSSGIAVGMATNIPPHNLGEVIDGCLALIDNPELTVDELMQYIPGPDFPTAAIINGRAGIIEAYRTGRGRIYMRARSIIEDIDKVGGRQQIVITELPYQLNKARLIEKIAELVKEKKLEGITELRDESDKDGMRVVIELRRGEVPEVILNNLYAQTQLQSVFGINIVALIDGRPRILNLKDLLEAFVRHRREVVTRRTVFELRKARERGHILEGQAVALSNIDPVIALIKASPTPSEAKEALISTPWESSAVVAMVERAGADSCRPENLDPQYGLREGKYFLSPEQAQAILELRLHRLTGLEHEKLLAEYQEILNQIGELIRILNSAVRLMEVIREELEVIRAEYGDVRRTEILDARLDLTLGDMIPEEERVVTISHGGYAKTQPLAAYQAQRRGGKGKSATGVKDEDYIAHLLVANSHTTLLLFSSKGKVYWLKTYEIPEASRAARGRPLVNLLPLSEGEYITTMLPVDLEAMKRQADEEEAEGAEADVEEIENSNETDEERRARIKAADRKKAPFIFMSTANGTVKKTPLVAFSRQRSVGLIALELDEGDILISAAITDGEQEIMLFSDGGKVTRFKESEVRAMGRTARGVRGMRLPEGQKLISMLIPEEGSEILTASERGYGKRTAITEFPEYKRGGQGVIAMVSNERNGRLVGAVQVQDGEEIMLISDQGTLVRTRVDEVSSLGRNTQGVTLIKLAKDETLVGLERVQEPSEVEGEELEGEEGEEFEGTVVNDNAGEDQQLDAAADEEPQE
- the mtnA gene encoding S-methyl-5-thioribose-1-phosphate isomerase — encoded protein: MRDRLLAAEKVKAIDWRDGALHLLDQRILPFEETWIAYTSAAGVAEAIRSMVVRGAPAIGISAAYGIVLAARTRIAAGGDWYAALEEDFALLADSRPTAVNLFWALGRMHDRLDRLKKNADPLAALEAEAIAIHESDREANLTMAQLGVDLIRKHQGNAQAILTHCNTGALATGGFGTALGVIRAAFIEGMVERVYADETRPWLQGSRLTAWELANEGIPVTLNADSAAAHIMKTKGVTWVIVGADRITANGDVANKIGTYQLAVNAMHHGVRFMVVAPSSTIDMNLASGDDIPIEERDGAELLEVGGKRVGADVEAFNPVFDVTPADLIDAIVTEKGIVERPDTAKMAQLMCRKRLH